The genomic window TTCGGATTTTTGTAACTCATAGGCATTAGTTAAAGCAATTAAATTTTGACTTGCTTGGTCTATTTGGGACTGCTTTTCTAATGCTTGAGATTGATTTTGTTGCTGCTGAGTAGTGAAAGCAACTACCAACTGATTCTGAGAAGATTTTAACTGTGATCGCCTGTTTAATTGCCCCTCTAATTTATCTTGTATTTGTCGTAATTCTGCTTGAATTAAATCTGTATCTAACAACAGTAAAGTCTGTCCTTGATTAACTACCTCACCCTCTCTGACTCGAATTTCCTTCACAGTTCCAGAAACCGCACTATCTAATCTAATTGTTTTACCTTGAGGTTCAACTCTACCCGCAGCCGTTCCTGTTTCATCCACCTGAGATAACATCGCCCAAGGTAAAACCACAGACACAAACACCACCAAAAAATACAGTAAACCCCTAGTCCAAACCTGCGGTACACTATCCAATAAATCCTTAGTAGCAAAAGACCAATCTGTATTAGCCTCCACTATCGATGCAGATATTACCTCTTCCTGCTCAACTTCATCTGTCACTCTACCATTCCATAAATTCGCCATAATCTCTCCTAAAAAACTCTCTACCCCTGCTTCCCTACCTGCCGATTCTTACTCCTTACCTCCAAACTGCTGCTGATTGAGGTAGAAATAATGTCCACGCTTCGCCATCAACTCCTCATGATTACCACTTTCAATCAACATACCTCTATCTAAAACCAAAATCAAATCTGCATTTTTGATAGTAGACAGACGATGGGCAATTACTAAAGAAGTTCTTCCTTGAAGAATAGTTTTCAAATTCTGTTGGATAATTCTCTCTGACTCAGTATCAAGATGGGAAGTAGCTTCATCTAAAATCAACAGTCGAGGATTACCTAACAAAGCCCGTGCGATCGCAATTCTTTGCCTTTGCCCACCAGATAACAACCCACCACCTTCACCAATTTGAGTTTCATAACCCATAGGTAACTTTTCAATAAACTCATCTGCACCAGCTAACTTAGCGGCCTCTATAATCTCAGCTAAACTTGCTTGAGGATGTGCCAAACTAATATTTTCTCTGATTGTATTTCCAAACAAAAAAGTATCTTGATCAACTACTCCCACCTGCTGACGTAGGGAATGTAAAGAGATATTATTCATATCATGACCATCAATTAAAATTCTGCCCTCTGTAGGTGGATATAAACCTAAAACTAACTTAGAAATTGTCGTTTTTCCAGAACCACTACGCCCTACCAAAGCAGCCATCTGTCCCGGTTTAATTGTGAAACTCAGATTTTCTAAAATATTTATATCACTTTCTGCATGATAACGAAATGTGACATATTCAAAGCAAATATTCCCTTGAATTATCGGTAAATTTTGCTTTATTTCTATTCTTAAATCCTCTTCTAACTCTGTATCTAACACATCATTAATGCGTTCAGCAGCAATAATCACTTCCTGTAACTCATTCCACAGCACAGTTAATCTTTGAAAAGGGCGAATAATATTACCCAGCAACATATTAAATGCTACTAATTGCCCAATGGTTAATTGCTGTTCAATGACTAAATATGCTCCATACCACAATAAGGCAGTAGATACAACAGCTTCAATCGTATTACTAAAAATTTGCAATCGATTGCCAATCATTTGTCCAGAAAAACTGGTTTTCACTGACTTTTGTAACAACTCTTCCCAATGCCAACGGACAGTTTGCTCCACTGCTGTCGATTTGACTGTACTTATACCAGTCAGTGCTTCAATTAAATAACTGCTTTCTTTCGCTACCGCCTGAAATATTTCTCTAGAAATCCTTTGTAAAAATGGTGTAGCTATCAACGCTAATAAGAAAAATGGCGGCACAATTATCAAAGATAGCAAAGCCATGCGCCAACTGTACCAAAACATTAATCCTAGATAAATTACAACAGTAATTAAATCGAGGACAATTGATAATGCCTCCCCAGAAAGAAATCTTTTGATTTTACTGTTTTCTTGTAAACGAGAAATAATATCTCCTACATAACGGGTTTCAAAAAAATTCAACCGTAGCTGCAAAACGTGCCGAATAAATGCTACCACTAAGGCAACATCTATCCTATTAGCAGTGTGGTCTAGAAGATATTGCCTTAAGCCAATTATGGCTACACGAAAGAGACTAAAAATCATCAAACCCAACCCTACTGCCGTTAAGGTGAGTTGTGAACCTTGTACTACTACGCTATCTAAAATTAACTGGGTAAATAGCGGGGTAATCAGTCCAAATATCTGAATAAAAATGGAAGCAATAAAAACTTCCAAAATCACCACATAATGGGGCTTGACTAACTCAAAAAATTGCCAGAATGGTGTGGTAATTTCTTGAGCATCTTTAAATAAAGCTGTAGGTTCTAATAACAGTGCATAACCAGTCCAGTCTGCTTGGAATTGTCGATGTGTCAGAGTGCGCTGACCAATAGCAGGATCGGCAACAATTACGTGTTTACTGTTAATTTCATAGACAACGATATAGTGCTTCCCTTCCCAATGGACAATAGCAGGTAGTTTTTGCTTTGCCAATTGATTAAAACTAGCTTTCACAGGCCTAGTATTCAAGCCTAAACTTTCCGCAGCTACTGTTAACCCGCGCAGAGATGCCCCATTCCGGTCAACATTAGCAATATCTCGCAAGCGGTTCACACTAAATTGCTTACCCCAATAACGCGCCACCATCACCAGACAAGCTGCGCCACAGTCAGAAGAACTCTGTTGGGCAAAAAAAGGAAAGCGTCGAGTTACTCGTTGTAATAGATGACGAACTCTTTGGGTAGGAGTTGGAAAGTAAGCCTTGTTAATCTTTTTCTCTAGTTTGCTCTTAGTTATAGATGGTGCTGGTGTCGGTAATATTTTCTGTTGGTCTTCTTCATTAGACTTGACCAATAAAGAATTTACAGCTTGGGCTTGAGTTTTTAAATATTGATTGATTTCGGGATATTTCCCCGTCAAATGAGCAACAATTTCACCTGGAATCAAACACAGGTGGAGATTTTTACTGGCCCTAGCTGTGTAAGGAATAAAGTTGTCATCAGGAAACAAGGTAAAATGCCCAAATACTCCTCCAATTTCTAAGGTACTAATTAATTCTCCCGTCTCATCTAATAACCTAACTTTGCCAGATAAAACTATATAAAGACCACTATTAACCTCACTTCCTGGAAAAAATTTCCCTATTGTCGGTTCTAAATATTGAAATTTCTCTTCATAGGTTTGTAATTCTACTTCTGAAACAGGATAACCAAGGGTATTTCTCAGCAGTTCTAAGGAAACGCTGGTCATAGATGAATTTTGCACCATACAGTTAGGATTTAAGTAGAACGATTTGAAAACAGGAAAATATGGTAAGTAATGTAAGAAGATTGGCCTTGAGTTTCTAATAAGGACTTCAGTCCTTATTAGAAACCTTTAATTATTTATGCCGTTCTACTTAGTCTCGAATTTTATGAAGTGAATTGGTAATATTTCACCGATATCTAGAAGATTTTCAGAGGAAATATCTGTAATAAAAATTTGTGAACTTTGAGCGTTTGGTATTGTATTATCTGGTAAATTTCTGGTTTTTGGTTTGGTTGATAATCCCATTTGTTTGAGTAAGCGTTTGATATGACAATCACTGACTTTTACTCCAAACTCTTGGGTTAAATGTTTGTTTAACCAGTTCGCTGTCCAGCGTCGAAAACCATAACCATAATCACGAGGATCAGCATTTACTAGCTCTTTTAAACGTTCTAAGTATTCTTCATTAACCGCTTTAGGACGACCAATTCGTGAAGTTTCCCATTGGTGTGCCATACCACTACGGGCAATATGTATCCAATGTCTTGCTGTAGCTGCACAGCATCCTAATGTACGACAAATTTCTGTTTGTGATTTTCCTTCATCAGCCAGCAACATAATTTGGATACGCTGGCGATATAACTCAGGTAAATCTTCTTCCAGATTTTTTAACAATAGCTTGCGTTGAAATGGAGTTAAAAATTTACCAGACATACTTTAGCCAAAAAAAATTAGATGTTATTTCTACTAATCAGTAGCTATGCGAGAATTTACGCAAACTGCAATGAAAATTAAAGCTTGATGAAGATGTTTTACTCCACCACAGGCGATGATCTACAAGATACTGCATAAACGCATAAATCTATGTATAACAACGTGAGGTGAATCCTATGCGGCTAATGACGCAAAAAATACGTTATTGTTGCCTAAATTTGCAATCATTACTGACTAGAAGCAATTTTTATTTAGCATGAAATGACATCAAAGGATCGATAAACTCCACAATACAGAGTACAAAAAGTGTAGTAATTTTGCATTCGCCTTTTATGCTCATCAAAATGCACCATTCATAACTTTCTAGTAGATATTTATGTAATAAATATTGCAGAAAACTGCATCATGAATCATGATGAAACATTTATGTATGCAGAGGATTAGAGGCGTAATTATTTGTATATTTTCTTGGATGATATGGTATCTTTTGAATGTAATAGTGTACTTATCTTTGTAAGTACACTAAGGCTAGCGATCCTATCGATGCAACTCATGCACAGGAAAACTGATATCAAATTACTATGTTTAATCAGTACTAAATATGTGCAATTAAATCTCATAACCGTTTAACAAATCCTGACAACCCATCAATTATCTCTAACCGCCCACCTTTTCCCTGTGTTTCTGGAAAATAGCTGACAGGGGGTGTGTTACCCGCTAGGAGTGAAAGCAACATTTTTTCTTCTTCTACACCCCACTCCCTAGTACCGCTACGCGGAAGTCAAAAGTCAAAAATCAAAAGTCAAAAGCTCTATATCTTAAGGCTTTGAACGATTGATAATGGTCTGTTTATTTACGCCGTGCTGTACTAGTTGTCTTGCAACTGACTTCTACATAAAAACTTATATAAACAATAGATTTTTATATGGAAATAAAATACTAATTTATATTTAATGATTTTTCAATTTGGTATATGTTATTTATCATTCAAATCAGGTATAGCAACTAGTAAACAAAGCTTTGTAACCCTGGGATAATCTGTAATTCAATTAAGTGTTAAATGCTAGATTAAATTTCTACTATTCCCAATTTTTTATTTTCCATCCCCCAGGATGATCCTAATTGGAGATAATAGAGTTAAGCTAGATTACGCTACTATTGTTGCCAAAATGTTTTTTGTAACTTAAATAACAAAAAAAGTACATGATACTAGTACCGCAAGGCGGAATTCAAAATTCAAAATTCAAAATTCAAAATGAATACAGCGTAAGCGTTTCATTGATTTGGAATGGTCTGTTTATTTCCGCCGTGTTGTACTAGTCAAATTCGGTAGATGGCTGTTGATAATTATATATATTCTTTTTAACAGCGTCTCTACATAAGGGTTTTTGGCTTATCTCAACTGTATTGAAACATAAGCCTGATGACTGATAACTAGTTTAAATAATACTCTCTATGAGCTATTACCGCGCATTGCTATTAGTAAATCGTCATGCCCGCCAGGGACAAAAAAGTCTCTTGGAAGCAATTAATTGCCTGCAAACATTTGGCTTGGAATTAATTGAAGAATCTACAGAAAATCCCAAACATTTGGCTCATATTATACACAAATATAAAAATCATGTAGATTTAGTCATTGTTGGTGGTGGTGATGGTACTCTTAATGCCGTAGTAGATGCTTTAGTAGAGACTCAGTTACCTTTAGGAATATTACCTTTAGGAACTGCCAATGATTTAGCGAAAACTTTAGGGATTTCTAACTCTCTACCAGAAGCTTGTCAAACAATTGCCTCTGGGGAATTACGGCGGATTGATTTAGGATGGGTCAATGGTAAACACTTTTTTAATGTTGCCAGTTTAGGATTGAGTGTAAAAATTACCCAAAAACTGACCAAAGAATTGAAACGACGCTGGGGAATTTTGGCGTATGCAGCTACAGCATTACAGGTAATTTGGGAATCTCGACCCTTTAGCGCAGAAATTAGGGTGCAAGATAGATGCTTTCGAGTAAAAACGGTGCAAATTGCTGTGGGTAATGGTCGTTATTACGGTGGTGGTATGGCTATAGTTCACGATGCCAAAATTGACGACCAAAGATTAGACCTTTATAGTTTAGAAATTAAACATTGGTGGCAAATGATTCCGTTGCTACCTGCGATGCGAAATGGGAGACATATTCATCGGCAAAATGTCCGCGCCTTGTATGGACAAGAAATGGAAGTTTATACTCGCAAACCCCGGCCGATTAACACTGATGGAGAAATTACTACATACACTCCTGCTAAGTTCCGTGTTATTCCTAAAGCTGTAGCTGTTTTCGTACCGCCAGTTTAGGGAGACAAGGGAAAGGGCGATATTTATCCCAATGCCTAATAACTATGTCTGCGGTAGATAGCTAAAAGAAAATCTGATATGCTGAGGAATTATAAGGAATGATGACGGGTGCATTTGTATTTCAACTTAATTCTCGTTTAGCTATCTATAGCGGGGTATTGTGGCAACTCACATCAACTCACGCCAACTTCATGTGAGATTTTCTCAAGAGATTAAATTACTACTACAAAAATTAGCCGAACAGCATTTGAGTCTCGGTGATATTCTAGCGGAGACTTCCGAAAGGGGTTTTAGCTTAGTCATAGCTTTATTAGTTTTACCCTTTTTATTCCCCATGCCGCCGGGTTTAGCAGGGCCTTTTGGTGCTGCGTGTTTACTGTTATCTATACAGATGATACTTGGTAGGCGATCGCCTTGGCTACCTAAAAGAATCGCCCGCTATAAATTCCCTCGCCCTTTTGCCCAGTTAATTTTACAAAACCTCCGCCGTGTCACCAAAATATTAGAGAAAATTACTCGCCCTCGTTTGAC from Nostoc sp. UHCC 0870 includes these protein-coding regions:
- a CDS encoding peptidase domain-containing ABC transporter, producing the protein MTSVSLELLRNTLGYPVSEVELQTYEEKFQYLEPTIGKFFPGSEVNSGLYIVLSGKVRLLDETGELISTLEIGGVFGHFTLFPDDNFIPYTARASKNLHLCLIPGEIVAHLTGKYPEINQYLKTQAQAVNSLLVKSNEEDQQKILPTPAPSITKSKLEKKINKAYFPTPTQRVRHLLQRVTRRFPFFAQQSSSDCGAACLVMVARYWGKQFSVNRLRDIANVDRNGASLRGLTVAAESLGLNTRPVKASFNQLAKQKLPAIVHWEGKHYIVVYEINSKHVIVADPAIGQRTLTHRQFQADWTGYALLLEPTALFKDAQEITTPFWQFFELVKPHYVVILEVFIASIFIQIFGLITPLFTQLILDSVVVQGSQLTLTAVGLGLMIFSLFRVAIIGLRQYLLDHTANRIDVALVVAFIRHVLQLRLNFFETRYVGDIISRLQENSKIKRFLSGEALSIVLDLITVVIYLGLMFWYSWRMALLSLIIVPPFFLLALIATPFLQRISREIFQAVAKESSYLIEALTGISTVKSTAVEQTVRWHWEELLQKSVKTSFSGQMIGNRLQIFSNTIEAVVSTALLWYGAYLVIEQQLTIGQLVAFNMLLGNIIRPFQRLTVLWNELQEVIIAAERINDVLDTELEEDLRIEIKQNLPIIQGNICFEYVTFRYHAESDINILENLSFTIKPGQMAALVGRSGSGKTTISKLVLGLYPPTEGRILIDGHDMNNISLHSLRQQVGVVDQDTFLFGNTIRENISLAHPQASLAEIIEAAKLAGADEFIEKLPMGYETQIGEGGGLLSGGQRQRIAIARALLGNPRLLILDEATSHLDTESERIIQQNLKTILQGRTSLVIAHRLSTIKNADLILVLDRGMLIESGNHEELMAKRGHYFYLNQQQFGGKE
- a CDS encoding helix-turn-helix domain-containing protein produces the protein MSGKFLTPFQRKLLLKNLEEDLPELYRQRIQIMLLADEGKSQTEICRTLGCCAATARHWIHIARSGMAHQWETSRIGRPKAVNEEYLERLKELVNADPRDYGYGFRRWTANWLNKHLTQEFGVKVSDCHIKRLLKQMGLSTKPKTRNLPDNTIPNAQSSQIFITDISSENLLDIGEILPIHFIKFETK
- a CDS encoding lipid kinase, translated to MSYYRALLLVNRHARQGQKSLLEAINCLQTFGLELIEESTENPKHLAHIIHKYKNHVDLVIVGGGDGTLNAVVDALVETQLPLGILPLGTANDLAKTLGISNSLPEACQTIASGELRRIDLGWVNGKHFFNVASLGLSVKITQKLTKELKRRWGILAYAATALQVIWESRPFSAEIRVQDRCFRVKTVQIAVGNGRYYGGGMAIVHDAKIDDQRLDLYSLEIKHWWQMIPLLPAMRNGRHIHRQNVRALYGQEMEVYTRKPRPINTDGEITTYTPAKFRVIPKAVAVFVPPV
- a CDS encoding exopolysaccharide biosynthesis protein, producing MATHINSRQLHVRFSQEIKLLLQKLAEQHLSLGDILAETSERGFSLVIALLVLPFLFPMPPGLAGPFGAACLLLSIQMILGRRSPWLPKRIARYKFPRPFAQLILQNLRRVTKILEKITRPRLTKIAEHPLTWRINGFCISWLTLLLMSPVPFTNPIPTVGILLLAVATIESDGLLICVSYGITILITILFGFICYALWLAPSWLPFLLPK